One genomic window of Desulfuromonas sp. AOP6 includes the following:
- a CDS encoding 3-methyl-2-oxobutanoate dehydrogenase subunit VorB, producing MSNRLFVKGNEAVAMGALEAGCRYYFGYPITPQSDIPEYMSRELPKLGGEFIQAESEVASINMLLGASACGARAMTSSSSPGISLKQEGISYMAGSELPGLIVNICRSGPGLGGIDASQADYFQAVKGGGHGGYHIIVLAPDSVQEMYDLSMLAFDLSDRYRIPAMLLGDSVIGQMKEALIPHRYQPADLPAKDWAVAGKGNRGKQTIVKSLYLGDGELEAHNWRLHKRYDLLKQHEVRYESFECEDAQLLVTAFGSAARIAKTAIRMARAEGLKVGLLRPITLFPFPEKAFLQATSTSKRVLCVELNAGQMVEDVRLSVARDADVFFYGRPPGAGSLPTPEELLAQIRKYYEGK from the coding sequence TTGTCTAACCGGCTTTTTGTCAAAGGAAACGAGGCAGTCGCCATGGGTGCTCTGGAAGCTGGCTGCCGCTACTATTTCGGCTATCCCATCACGCCCCAGAGCGACATCCCTGAATATATGTCCCGTGAGCTGCCTAAACTGGGTGGCGAGTTCATCCAGGCCGAAAGCGAGGTCGCTTCCATCAACATGCTCCTGGGCGCCAGCGCCTGCGGCGCCCGTGCCATGACCTCCTCTTCGAGCCCGGGGATTTCTCTCAAGCAGGAAGGAATCTCCTACATGGCCGGTAGCGAGCTTCCCGGCCTCATCGTCAACATTTGTCGCTCCGGACCCGGTCTTGGCGGCATTGATGCCTCGCAGGCCGACTATTTTCAGGCGGTCAAGGGGGGTGGGCACGGTGGCTATCATATCATCGTCCTGGCACCCGATTCGGTACAGGAGATGTACGACCTCAGCATGCTGGCCTTCGACCTGTCCGACCGTTATCGCATTCCGGCCATGCTGCTGGGTGATTCGGTGATCGGCCAGATGAAAGAAGCTCTGATCCCCCATCGTTACCAGCCTGCCGACCTGCCCGCCAAGGACTGGGCTGTCGCCGGCAAGGGCAATCGCGGCAAGCAGACCATCGTCAAGTCGCTCTATCTCGGCGACGGGGAACTCGAAGCCCATAACTGGCGCCTGCACAAGCGCTATGATCTGCTCAAGCAGCACGAGGTGCGCTACGAAAGTTTCGAGTGCGAGGACGCCCAGCTGCTCGTCACCGCCTTCGGCTCCGCCGCACGCATTGCCAAGACGGCCATCCGCATGGCCCGGGCCGAAGGGCTCAAGGTCGGCCTGCTGCGGCCCATCACCCTGTTTCCCTTCCCTGAAAAGGCCTTTTTGCAGGCGACCTCCACCAGCAAGCGCGTGCTCTGTGTCGAACTCAACGCCGGGCAGATGGTCGAGGATGTGCGGCTGTCCGTGGCCCGCGATGCCGATGTCTTCTTCTACGGCCGTCCGCCCGGGGCGGGATCGCTGCCGACGCCGGAAGAGTTGCTCGCGCAGATTCGCAAATACTACGAGGGAAAATAA
- a CDS encoding thiamine pyrophosphate-dependent enzyme: MKKVFDRPVSLKDVQTHFCPGCHHGTIHRLVAEAMDHFDVQNRTIGVASVGCSVFLYGYFDIDVVEAPHGRAPAVATGVKRVHKDKIVFTYQGDGDLAAIGTSEIIHAANRGEGLTVIFVNNTTYGMTGGQMAPTTLPGQKTVTSPYGRDVGSDGYPIRMAELLANLEGTAYSVRVSVNSPKNILEAGRAIKKAFGYQVENRGFSFVEVLSACPTNWGMDALKANERVGAEMIPYFPLAVFKESDR, translated from the coding sequence CTGAAAAAGGTTTTTGATCGCCCTGTTTCGCTCAAGGATGTGCAGACCCATTTCTGTCCTGGCTGTCATCATGGCACCATCCATCGCCTGGTGGCCGAAGCCATGGATCATTTCGATGTGCAGAATCGCACTATCGGGGTGGCGTCTGTCGGCTGCAGCGTCTTTTTGTATGGGTACTTCGATATCGACGTGGTCGAAGCGCCCCACGGGCGCGCTCCGGCCGTGGCGACCGGCGTCAAACGGGTTCACAAGGACAAGATTGTCTTCACCTATCAGGGGGACGGCGACCTGGCCGCTATCGGCACCAGCGAGATCATTCACGCGGCTAACCGTGGTGAAGGCCTGACGGTCATTTTCGTCAACAACACGACCTACGGCATGACCGGCGGCCAGATGGCTCCCACGACCCTGCCCGGTCAGAAGACCGTCACCTCGCCTTATGGACGTGACGTCGGCAGCGACGGCTATCCGATTCGCATGGCCGAACTGCTCGCCAACCTGGAAGGAACAGCCTATTCGGTGCGGGTGTCGGTCAACTCGCCCAAGAACATCCTGGAAGCCGGCCGGGCCATCAAGAAGGCTTTCGGCTATCAGGTGGAGAACCGCGGCTTTTCCTTTGTGGAAGTGCTTTCCGCCTGTCCCACCAACTGGGGGATGGATGCCCTCAAGGCGAACGAGAGGGTGGGGGCCGAGATGATCCCTTATTTCCCTCTGGCTGTTTTCAAGGAATCTGACCGCTAA
- a CDS encoding 2-oxoacid:acceptor oxidoreductase family protein has translation MTYDVFMAGFGGQGILLVGNLLAYAGMIEEKNVCFFPAYGVEKRGGAATCTVVVSDEEVGSPVIGHPASLLVFNPLAMEKYFHKVAPGGFCLINSSLVEEGGGARSDLDILRIPANEIAVEVGDQRLVNMVMVGAYARKMGVVSLDSLKEALKSVLPERNHRFIPMNVQAIDAGAAYVDAHR, from the coding sequence ATGACATACGATGTGTTTATGGCCGGCTTTGGAGGGCAGGGAATTCTCCTGGTCGGCAATCTGCTCGCTTATGCCGGCATGATCGAAGAGAAAAATGTCTGTTTTTTTCCTGCCTATGGGGTCGAGAAACGCGGCGGCGCCGCCACCTGCACCGTTGTGGTTTCCGACGAGGAGGTCGGCTCCCCGGTTATCGGTCATCCCGCCTCGCTGCTGGTCTTCAATCCATTGGCCATGGAAAAATATTTTCACAAAGTCGCCCCGGGCGGCTTCTGTCTGATCAATTCCTCCCTGGTCGAAGAGGGGGGGGGTGCCCGCAGTGATCTCGACATCCTTCGCATTCCCGCCAACGAGATAGCCGTCGAGGTTGGCGATCAACGTCTGGTCAACATGGTTATGGTCGGTGCCTATGCGCGGAAAATGGGAGTTGTATCCCTGGACAGCCTCAAAGAAGCCCTGAAGTCCGTGCTGCCTGAGCGCAATCATCGTTTCATCCCCATGAATGTCCAGGCCATTGACGCCGGAGCAGCCTATGTTGACGCCCACCGTTAA